DNA sequence from the Micromonas commoda chromosome 7, complete sequence genome:
GCTCACGCCCTGCGCTGCCTATACCACCCTCTCCGAGGCGCACGCACATGGCGAAGGCCTTCACGCGCACATCCCTCAGATGTCCCACGAAggcgtgagcgacgacggcccGGGCGAGAAGGACTCACCCGGCAAGGTAGACGaaaggcgcgccgcgcgctcggcgtccaaGCGAAAGCCTCGGGACGACCCGACTCCCGGCGagaagggcgacgcggctggcAGGGAGAACAACGCGGGTTCCACGCCGCAGAAGGTTCTAAAGAAAGTTCCGATGAACTCTCCGGGcgggacggtgacggcgaacgcggaggaatgcctcgccgtcgtcaacctGGGCGGCAACGGACACGCCGTGGGCGAGGCTGTCGCAGATgccggtcgcgtcgagcggTCGAAACAcccggccgtcgccgacgacagGCGGTGGCTGGGACCCAAGGGCACGATCAACAGGACGGAGTACGTCGCGCTCATAGAGCAGGCGCTGTGCCGCATGGGatacgacgacgtcgccgcgtcgcttcgcGAGCGGACGGGAGTGTCGCATCGAACCgaagccggcgcggcgtttgAGCGGCTGGTGCTGACGGGGCGGTGGTCCGAGGCCGTGGAATCGCTGTTCGTGTTGGCGCGCGAGGCTAACGCCCGAGCGGTCGACCCAACGCCAGAtgcggcgacggagatggaggcgaggagcggggacggggacggggtggaggacagggacgaggacagggacgaggagctcgagctgaTGAACCCGTACGTGAAGCACTGCATGCTGCTCATACACGAGCAGCACTACATGGAGCTCCTGAACGCCGGGAACAAGGACGCGAGCTGGGAGGCGCTTGAGCTGCTGCGAGGTAAGATCGCGCCGATGTTCAACCTGCCCGGCGTCAAGGGTTGGGACGAGCGGTTGGAGCGACggaagcgacgcggcgaacggcgcgagctcAACAAAGAattcctcggcggcgcggagaggATGCACAacatcgcgtcgctcatAGCCTTCGGCGGCGTGAAGGACGAATTGTACACGGTGTTTTCCAACCCCGAGTCGGCACCGAGCAAGAAGTGGGGATCGCCGTGGGGGCCATGGTTGGGTAAGACGCAGGCCATGCGCGATACCTTGTGGGAGCGGATTCTCCTGCTCATGCCACCCGAGGTGCTCGTGCCTCCCGCCAGACTGGAGACACTCGTGGAGCAGGCTCTGGAGTATCAGATGGACAAGTGCCAGTTCCACAACGCCCCGGCCAAACCGCTCACGTTGTACAAGAACTACAGCTGTGGCAAGGAGCAGCTGCCCATCAAAACCGTGCAGAGGCtcgccgctcacgccgaTGAGGTCTGGCACCTGGCGTTTTCTCACGACGGGAAGCGGCTCGCGTCCGGGAGCAAGGACGGATCCGTGGTCGTATACGACGTCCTGTCAGCGGACGAGGTGCGCGTGCGCCACACactgcgcgtcgacgagctcaaggacggcgacgggcaagAAGCGGATATTTCCGATGCTGACGGTCCAGGCGATGATTCCGATTCTTCGAGTTTGAGCGGACGGAAACCGGTGGCGTTTTTGCTGTGGTCTCCGGACGATTCGTACGtcgtgtccaccgcgggcaaCGCCGCGTACGTGTGGAACGCCGAAACGGGCGATCTGCACGCCACGTGCGCGGGCGGCCACGTGCATCacatcaccgcggcggcgtggtggcCCGACGGGAGCCGACTGGTCACCTGCGGGCTGGACAAAGCCGCGCAGGCGTGGACGCTCGACGgggtgcgcgcggggggttggCACAGCGCCAGGATGAACGACATAGCGATCACCCACGACGGCAAATACGCGGTGAGCATATGCATGGAGCAAAACGTCACCTTGCGCAGGCTGGGGGACGGTCGGGAGTTCAAGGTCAAGGAGACTGATAATCTCATGTCGCTGAGCCTCTCGGCCGATTCGACCTGGCTGCTGGTGAACCTGTCCAACTCGGAGATTCACCTGTGGGACGTCAACAGACTCATCGaaaagatggaggaggaggaacgcgcggcgataCCCGTGTGGAAGCGTCCCGATCTTCGCGAGACGAGGCCCGTCAAAGATCCCGTCCcgttgtcgccgtcgatgacctTCCGCCTgggccgcgcgcccgggaggGGCGGCCGTTTCGTAACCCGCAGCTGCTTCGGCGGGGGGAATCAGGCTTTCGTAAtgg
Encoded proteins:
- a CDS encoding predicted protein; the protein is PEVLVPPARLETLVEQALEYQMDKCQFHNAPAKPLTLYKNYSCGKEQLPIKTVQRLAAHADEVWHLAFSHDGKRLASGSKDGSVVVYDVLGRKPVAFLLWSPDDSYVVSTAGNAAYVWNAETGDLHATCAGGHVHHITAAAWWPDGSRLVTCGLDKAAQAWTLDGVRAGGWHSARMNDIAITHDGKYAVSICMEQNVTLRRLGDGREFKVKETDNLMSLSLSADSTWLLVNLSNSEIHLWDVNRLIEKMEEEERAAIPVGGRFVTRSCFGGGNQAFVMAGGEDASLYIFHRKSGAQLCEIPGHFNTINTVSWNPSNPFMAASGSDDCEVRIW